The following are encoded in a window of Pseudomonas sp. JQ170C genomic DNA:
- the nusA gene encoding transcription termination factor NusA, with translation MSKEVLLVVESVSNEKGVPAGVIFEALEVALATATKKRFDDEVDLRVEINRHTGNYETFRRWTVVDEADLDDPAVETWLAKIQETHPEAKVGDVIEEKIESIEFGRIAAQTAKQVIVQKVREAERAQVVDAYRERLGEIISGTVKKVTRDNVIVDLGNNAEALLAREDIISRETFRVGVRLRALLKEIRTENRGPQLILSRTAPQMLIELFRIEVPEIAEGLIEVMAASRDPGSRAKIAVRSKDKRIDPQGACIGMRGSRVQAVSGELGGERVDIVLWDDNPAQFVINAMSPAEVAAIIVDEDAHAMDIAVGADNLAQAIGRGGQNVRLASQLTGWTLNVMTESDIQAKQQAETGDILRNFIDELEVDEELAQVLVDEGFTSLEEIAYVPLEEMLNIDGFDEDIVNELRARAKDRLLTKAIATEEKLADAHPAEDLLSLEGMDKDLAMELAVRGVITREDLAEQSIDDLLDIDGIDEERAGKLIMAARAHWFE, from the coding sequence ATGAGCAAAGAAGTACTGCTGGTTGTTGAGTCGGTATCCAACGAAAAAGGCGTACCGGCTGGCGTAATTTTTGAAGCGCTGGAAGTGGCACTGGCCACTGCAACCAAAAAACGTTTTGACGACGAAGTCGACCTGCGTGTGGAAATCAACCGCCACACCGGTAACTACGAGACCTTCCGTCGTTGGACTGTCGTCGATGAAGCGGATCTTGACGATCCGGCTGTCGAGACCTGGCTGGCCAAAATTCAGGAAACTCATCCTGAAGCTAAAGTCGGCGACGTCATCGAAGAGAAGATCGAGTCCATCGAGTTCGGTCGCATCGCCGCTCAGACTGCCAAGCAGGTCATCGTACAGAAGGTCCGTGAAGCCGAGCGTGCTCAAGTGGTAGATGCTTACCGCGAGCGCCTGGGCGAGATCATCTCCGGTACCGTCAAGAAGGTCACCCGTGACAACGTCATCGTTGACCTGGGCAACAACGCCGAAGCGTTGCTGGCCCGTGAAGACATCATCTCTCGCGAGACTTTCCGTGTAGGTGTGCGCCTGCGTGCCCTGCTCAAGGAAATCCGCACCGAGAACCGTGGCCCACAGCTGATCCTGTCGCGTACCGCGCCACAGATGCTGATCGAACTGTTCCGCATCGAAGTGCCGGAAATCGCCGAGGGCCTGATCGAAGTTATGGCAGCGTCCCGTGATCCGGGTTCGCGAGCCAAAATCGCCGTACGCTCCAAAGACAAGCGCATTGACCCGCAAGGTGCCTGTATCGGCATGCGCGGATCGCGTGTCCAGGCAGTGTCCGGCGAACTGGGCGGCGAACGTGTAGATATCGTCCTGTGGGACGACAACCCTGCACAGTTCGTCATCAACGCTATGTCGCCGGCTGAAGTCGCGGCGATCATCGTCGATGAAGACGCCCACGCCATGGACATCGCCGTGGGCGCCGACAACCTGGCCCAGGCGATTGGCCGTGGCGGCCAGAACGTGCGTCTGGCCAGCCAGTTGACCGGCTGGACCCTGAATGTGATGACCGAATCGGACATCCAGGCCAAGCAGCAAGCTGAAACCGGTGACATCCTGCGCAACTTCATCGACGAGTTGGAAGTCGACGAAGAGCTGGCACAGGTGCTGGTCGATGAAGGCTTCACCAGCCTGGAAGAGATTGCCTACGTACCGCTGGAAGAAATGCTCAACATCGACGGCTTTGACGAAGACATCGTCAATGAGCTTCGTGCTCGCGCCAAGGATCGTTTGTTGACCAAAGCCATCGCTACTGAGGAAAAGCTGGCAGACGCCCATCCGGCCGAAGACCTGCTCTCGCTTGAGGGTATGGACAAGGATTTGGCGATGGAACTGGCGGTGCGCGGCGTAATTACCCGCGAAGACCTGGCCGAGCAGTCGATTGATGACCTGCTCGACATCGACGGTATCGACGAAGAGCGTGCCGGCAAGTTGATCATGGCCGCCCGAGCCCATTGGTTCGAGTAA
- the rimP gene encoding ribosome maturation factor RimP, giving the protein MSSKLEQLQALLAPVVEALGYQCWGIEFISQGKHSVLRIYIDKADGILVEDCEVVSRQVSGILDVEDPISSEYTLEVSSPGMDRPLFTLEQFASHAGEQVKIKLRTPFEGRRNFQGLLRGVEEQDVVVQVDNNEFLLPIDSIDKANIIPSFD; this is encoded by the coding sequence GTGTCGAGCAAGCTAGAACAGTTGCAGGCCTTGTTGGCCCCGGTGGTCGAGGCTCTTGGCTATCAATGCTGGGGGATCGAATTCATCTCTCAGGGCAAGCATTCGGTACTGCGTATTTATATCGACAAAGCGGACGGCATTCTGGTCGAAGACTGTGAAGTTGTCAGTCGCCAGGTCAGCGGTATCCTGGATGTCGAAGATCCGATCAGTTCCGAATACACCCTTGAAGTGTCCTCTCCTGGCATGGATCGCCCACTGTTCACATTGGAACAGTTTGCTTCGCATGCCGGCGAACAAGTGAAGATCAAGCTGCGTACGCCCTTTGAAGGTCGTCGTAACTTTCAGGGCCTTCTCCGTGGTGTGGAGGAGCAGGATGTTGTTGTCCAGGTAGATAACAATGAGTTCCTGCTGCCGATCGATTCGATCGACAAGGCCAACATTATTCCCAGTTTTGACTGA
- the secG gene encoding preprotein translocase subunit SecG, with protein sequence MLETVVVVFHLLGALGLVVLVLLQQGKGAEAGASFGAGASNTVFGSQGSATFLSKFTAILAASFFLTALGLGYFAKEKAHELTQVGLPDPAVLEVKQQKPATDDVPVLQEQKSEATQTGDVPPAQEQK encoded by the coding sequence ATGCTGGAAACAGTCGTAGTAGTTTTTCATCTGTTGGGCGCACTGGGTTTGGTAGTGCTGGTGTTGCTGCAACAGGGTAAAGGTGCGGAAGCGGGTGCATCTTTCGGCGCAGGTGCTTCAAATACTGTGTTCGGAAGCCAAGGTTCTGCTACCTTTCTGAGTAAGTTTACTGCTATACTAGCTGCCTCTTTCTTCTTAACTGCTCTTGGGTTAGGATACTTTGCTAAAGAGAAAGCTCATGAGCTGACTCAAGTAGGGTTGCCAGATCCAGCAGTGTTGGAAGTGAAGCAGCAAAAACCGGCAACAGATGATGTACCGGTGCTCCAGGAGCAGAAGAGCGAAGCCACTCAAACTGGCGATGTTCCTCCCGCTCAAGAGCAGAAGTAA
- the tpiA gene encoding triose-phosphate isomerase: MRRPMVAGNWKMHGTRASVAELIKGLSNLALPSGVEVAVFPPSLYINQAIDELQGKSITVGAQNSAVEPEQGALTGEISPSQLVDAGCGLVLVGHSERRQIIGESEEVLNRKFAAAQACGLKPVLCVGETLEEREAGKTLEIVGRQLGSIIEAFGVEAFANAVIAYEPVWAIGTGLTASPQQAQDVHAAIRAQLAAENAEVAKNVRLLYGGSVKAANAAELFGMPDIDGGLIGGASLNADEFGAICRAAGN; encoded by the coding sequence ATGCGTCGCCCTATGGTAGCTGGTAACTGGAAGATGCACGGTACCCGCGCCAGCGTCGCTGAGCTGATCAAGGGCTTGAGCAATCTAGCCCTGCCGAGCGGTGTTGAGGTCGCGGTGTTTCCTCCCTCGCTGTACATCAATCAAGCGATTGATGAGCTGCAGGGCAAGTCGATCACCGTCGGCGCTCAGAATTCTGCGGTAGAGCCTGAGCAAGGCGCACTGACCGGTGAGATTTCACCAAGTCAGTTGGTCGATGCGGGTTGCGGACTGGTACTGGTTGGGCACTCGGAGCGTCGCCAGATAATTGGCGAGAGTGAAGAGGTTCTCAATCGCAAGTTCGCTGCGGCACAGGCTTGTGGTTTGAAGCCGGTGCTCTGCGTAGGGGAGACCCTCGAAGAGCGCGAAGCGGGTAAAACGCTTGAGATTGTCGGGCGTCAGCTGGGTAGCATCATCGAAGCTTTCGGTGTTGAAGCCTTCGCCAATGCGGTGATTGCCTATGAGCCTGTTTGGGCCATCGGTACAGGGCTGACAGCCTCGCCACAGCAAGCGCAGGATGTGCATGCAGCCATCCGCGCACAGCTGGCGGCAGAGAATGCCGAAGTCGCGAAAAATGTGCGGCTTCTATACGGCGGCAGCGTGAAGGCGGCCAATGCGGCTGAGCTGTTCGGCATGCCGGATATTGATGGGGGGCTCATTGGTGGAGCGTCCCTGAACGCAGACGAATTCGGTGCAATTTGTCGCGCCGCAGGAAACTGA
- the glmM gene encoding phosphoglucosamine mutase, producing MSRKYFGTDGIRGRVGEYPITPDFMLKLGWAAGMAFRKQGACRVLVGKDTRISGYMFESALEAGLSAAGADVMLLGPMPTPAIAYLTRTFHAEAGIVISASHNPHDDNGIKFFSGQGTKLPDEVELMIEELLDQPMTVVESSKLGKVSRINDAAGRYIEFCKSSVPSSTDFAGLKLVVDCAHGATYKVAPSVFRELGAEVTVLSAQPDGLNINENCGSTHIESLQAAVLVGHADLGIAFDGDGDRVLMVDHTGAIVDGDELLFIIARDLQERNKLQGGVVGTLMSNLGLELALKDLDIPFVRAKVGDRYVMAELLARDWVIGGENSGHVVCCNHTTTGDAIIAALQVLMALKRRGETLAQARQALRKCPQVLINVRFGASKVDPLEHPAVKEASARVTEEMAGRGRVLLRKSGTEPLVRVMVEGDDESQVRAHAEALAKLVSEVCI from the coding sequence ATGAGCAGAAAATATTTTGGTACTGACGGTATTCGTGGCCGTGTCGGTGAATACCCCATCACCCCTGACTTCATGCTCAAGCTTGGCTGGGCGGCAGGCATGGCGTTTCGCAAGCAGGGTGCCTGCCGGGTTTTGGTGGGCAAGGACACCCGAATTTCCGGGTACATGTTTGAATCGGCGCTGGAAGCCGGACTGTCCGCGGCAGGTGCCGATGTGATGTTGCTGGGGCCGATGCCGACGCCGGCCATCGCCTATCTGACGCGAACCTTCCATGCCGAGGCCGGCATCGTCATCAGTGCATCGCACAACCCACATGACGACAACGGCATCAAGTTCTTCTCTGGCCAGGGCACCAAGCTGCCTGACGAAGTTGAGCTGATGATCGAGGAGTTGCTCGATCAGCCGATGACCGTGGTGGAATCCAGTAAGCTGGGCAAGGTCTCGCGTATCAATGATGCGGCAGGGCGCTATATCGAATTCTGCAAGAGCAGCGTGCCAAGCAGCACCGACTTTGCGGGTCTGAAATTGGTGGTCGATTGCGCACATGGTGCTACCTACAAAGTTGCGCCTAGCGTATTCCGCGAGTTGGGCGCTGAGGTCACCGTGTTGTCAGCCCAGCCGGATGGCCTGAACATCAATGAAAATTGCGGTTCGACCCATATAGAGTCCCTTCAGGCTGCTGTGTTGGTAGGGCATGCCGATCTCGGGATCGCCTTTGACGGCGACGGTGACCGTGTATTGATGGTCGATCACACCGGTGCCATCGTCGACGGTGACGAGTTGCTGTTCATCATTGCCCGGGATCTGCAGGAGCGTAACAAGCTGCAGGGCGGGGTAGTCGGTACCTTGATGAGCAATCTGGGTCTTGAATTGGCCCTGAAAGATCTCGACATACCTTTCGTGCGGGCCAAAGTTGGCGACCGTTACGTGATGGCCGAGTTGCTGGCGCGTGACTGGGTGATCGGAGGTGAAAACTCCGGGCACGTGGTTTGCTGTAACCACACCACTACTGGTGATGCGATCATCGCGGCGCTACAGGTGTTGATGGCCCTCAAACGCCGTGGCGAGACCCTGGCGCAGGCTCGCCAGGCGCTGCGCAAATGCCCGCAGGTGTTGATCAATGTGCGATTTGGTGCAAGCAAGGTCGACCCGCTGGAGCATCCGGCTGTGAAGGAGGCCAGTGCGCGGGTTACCGAAGAAATGGCGGGTCGCGGGCGTGTGTTGTTGCGCAAGTCCGGAACAGAGCCATTGGTGCGAGTAATGGTCGAAGGCGATGACGAAAGTCAGGTGCGCGCCCATGCAGAAGCCCTGGCAAAACTGGTAAGTGAAGTTTGCATCTGA
- the folP gene encoding dihydropteroate synthase: MTSQQYPTRLPCGNRVLDLSRTHVMGILNITPDSFSDGGRFNQREAALRHAEAMVVAGATLIDIGGESTRPGARAVSALEELERVAPMVEAIARELDVIISVDTSTPAVIRETARLGAGLINDVRSLTRDGALDAAAATGLPVCLMHMRGEPGDMQNNPHYEDVSVEVASYLEQRMAACAAVGIDAGRIVLDPGFGFAKTLAHNLSLFKHMESLYRLGRPLLVGVSRKSMIGQTLDRPVEQRLYGSLALAALAMTKGASILRVHDVAETVDIVRMIAAVQAAE, from the coding sequence ATGACCTCACAGCAGTACCCAACCCGGTTGCCTTGCGGCAACCGGGTTCTTGATTTGTCCCGTACCCATGTCATGGGTATTCTCAATATCACTCCTGATTCTTTCTCCGATGGCGGCCGCTTCAATCAGCGTGAAGCGGCTTTGCGCCATGCAGAGGCAATGGTCGTGGCGGGGGCGACCCTGATCGATATAGGTGGTGAGTCCACCCGGCCTGGTGCCAGGGCAGTTTCCGCGCTCGAAGAACTTGAGCGCGTGGCGCCAATGGTTGAGGCGATCGCTCGCGAACTGGACGTGATCATTTCTGTCGATACCTCGACGCCTGCCGTCATTCGCGAGACGGCCCGGCTTGGTGCCGGCTTGATCAATGATGTCCGCTCGCTCACGCGCGATGGGGCCCTGGATGCGGCTGCGGCGACCGGGTTGCCAGTCTGTCTGATGCATATGCGTGGTGAGCCGGGTGATATGCAGAACAATCCTCATTACGAGGATGTCAGCGTCGAAGTTGCGAGTTATCTTGAGCAGCGGATGGCTGCTTGTGCGGCGGTTGGCATCGATGCTGGTCGGATCGTCCTTGATCCCGGCTTTGGCTTCGCCAAGACCCTGGCGCACAACTTGAGCCTGTTCAAGCATATGGAGTCCCTGTATCGCTTAGGACGGCCATTGCTGGTTGGGGTCTCGCGCAAGAGCATGATCGGACAGACTCTCGATCGCCCGGTCGAGCAGCGGCTGTACGGTAGCCTGGCACTGGCTGCATTGGCCATGACCAAGGGTGCAAGCATCTTGCGCGTTCACGATGTTGCCGAAACTGTCGATATCGTGCGAATGATTGCAGCGGTTCAGGCCGCCGAATAA
- the ftsH gene encoding ATP-dependent zinc metalloprotease FtsH — translation MAKNLILWLIIAAVLVTVMNNFSSPNEPQTLNYSDFIQQVKDGKVERVAVDGYVITGKRTDGDSFKTIRPAIQDNGLIGDLVDNHVVVEGKQPEQQSIWTQLLVASFPILVIIAVFMFFMRQMQGGAGGKGGPMSFGKSKARLLSEDQVKTTLADVAGCDEAKEEVGELVEFLRDPGKFQRLGGRIPRGVLMVGPPGTGKTLLAKAIAGEAKVPFFTISGSDFVEMFVGVGASRVRDMFEQAKKHAPCIIFIDEIDAVGRHRGAGMGGGHDEREQTLNQLLVEMDGFEMNDGIIVIAATNRPDVLDPALLRPGRFDRQVVVGLPDIRGREQILKVHMRKVPIGENVNPAVIARGTPGFSGADLANLVNEASLFAARGGKRVVEMKEFELAKDKIMMGAERKTMVMSEKEKQNTAYHEAGHAIVGRVVPEHDPVYKVSIIPRGRALGVTMFLPEEDRYSLSKRALISQICSLYGGRIAEEMTLGFDGVTTGASNDIMRASQIARNMVTKWGLSEKLGPLMYAEEEGEVFLGRSAGSQHASVSGETAKLIDSEVRSIIDQCYATAKQILTEHRDKLDAMADALMKYETIDAEQIDDIMAGRTPREPRDWEGGSGTPGTTAQQGDRPESPIGGPAAQV, via the coding sequence ATGGCAAAGAACTTGATCCTGTGGTTGATCATCGCAGCTGTCCTGGTGACGGTGATGAACAACTTCTCCAGCCCGAATGAGCCGCAGACCCTCAACTATTCCGACTTCATTCAGCAGGTCAAGGATGGCAAGGTCGAGCGCGTTGCGGTCGATGGCTATGTCATTACCGGCAAGCGCACCGATGGCGACAGCTTCAAGACCATCCGTCCGGCCATCCAGGACAACGGCCTGATCGGCGATCTGGTCGACAACCATGTCGTGGTCGAAGGCAAGCAGCCTGAACAACAGTCCATCTGGACCCAATTGCTGGTCGCCAGTTTCCCGATCCTGGTCATCATTGCCGTGTTCATGTTCTTCATGCGCCAGATGCAAGGCGGTGCAGGCGGCAAAGGCGGGCCAATGAGCTTCGGCAAGAGCAAGGCGCGCCTGCTGTCCGAAGATCAGGTCAAGACTACCCTGGCCGACGTTGCAGGCTGCGACGAAGCCAAGGAAGAAGTAGGGGAGCTGGTTGAGTTCCTGCGTGATCCGGGCAAATTCCAGCGCTTGGGCGGCCGCATTCCTCGTGGCGTGCTGATGGTTGGTCCGCCGGGTACCGGTAAAACCCTGCTGGCAAAAGCCATTGCCGGTGAAGCCAAGGTGCCGTTCTTCACTATCTCCGGTTCCGACTTCGTCGAAATGTTCGTGGGTGTCGGCGCCAGCCGCGTTCGTGACATGTTTGAGCAAGCCAAGAAGCACGCGCCGTGCATCATCTTCATCGACGAAATCGACGCTGTCGGCCGCCATCGTGGCGCTGGCATGGGTGGCGGTCACGACGAGCGCGAGCAGACACTCAACCAGTTGTTGGTTGAGATGGATGGCTTTGAAATGAACGATGGCATCATTGTCATCGCCGCGACCAACCGTCCAGACGTACTCGACCCTGCTCTGCTGCGTCCTGGTCGTTTTGACCGTCAGGTCGTGGTCGGTCTGCCGGATATCCGCGGTCGTGAACAGATTCTCAAGGTTCACATGCGCAAGGTGCCGATTGGCGAGAACGTCAATCCAGCGGTCATCGCCCGTGGTACCCCTGGCTTCTCCGGTGCTGACCTGGCGAACCTGGTCAACGAAGCCTCGCTGTTCGCGGCCCGCGGTGGCAAGCGTGTGGTCGAGATGAAGGAGTTCGAGCTCGCCAAAGACAAGATCATGATGGGCGCCGAGCGCAAGACCATGGTCATGTCCGAGAAAGAGAAGCAGAACACTGCCTACCACGAAGCTGGTCATGCCATCGTTGGTCGTGTAGTACCTGAGCACGATCCGGTCTACAAGGTTTCGATCATTCCTCGCGGTCGTGCACTGGGTGTCACGATGTTCCTCCCTGAAGAGGACCGTTACAGCCTGTCCAAGCGTGCGTTGATCAGCCAGATCTGCTCGTTGTATGGCGGTCGTATCGCCGAGGAGATGACTCTGGGCTTTGACGGTGTCACTACCGGTGCTTCCAACGACATCATGCGCGCCAGTCAGATTGCTCGGAATATGGTGACCAAGTGGGGCCTGTCCGAGAAGCTTGGTCCGCTGATGTACGCCGAAGAAGAAGGCGAGGTATTCCTCGGTCGTAGCGCGGGCTCCCAGCACGCCAGTGTTTCTGGTGAGACAGCCAAGCTGATCGACTCCGAAGTGCGCAGCATCATTGATCAGTGCTACGCCACCGCCAAGCAGATCCTCACGGAGCACCGTGACAAGCTCGATGCCATGGCCGATGCGTTGATGAAGTACGAAACCATTGATGCCGAGCAGATTGACGACATCATGGCAGGCCGCACCCCGCGCGAGCCGCGTGACTGGGAAGGTGGATCAGGTACTCCAGGTACCACTGCGCAGCAGGGTGACCGTCCAGAGTCGCCGATCGGCGGTCCAGCGGCTCAAGTCTAA
- the rlmE gene encoding 23S rRNA (uridine(2552)-2'-O)-methyltransferase RlmE has protein sequence MARSKTSLGWLKEHFNDPYVKKAQKDGYRSRASYKLLEIQEKYRIIRPGMSVVDLGAAPGGWSQVTSRLIGGQGRLIASDILEMDSIPDVTFIQGDFTQDEVLAQILEAVGNSHVDLVISDMAPNMSGTPAVDIPKAMFLCELALDLATRVLKPGGDFLIKIFQGEGFDVYLKDARQKFDKVQMLKPDSSRDRSREQYLLARGYRGE, from the coding sequence ATGGCGCGTTCCAAGACAAGCCTTGGCTGGCTGAAAGAACATTTCAACGATCCTTACGTCAAAAAGGCGCAAAAGGATGGTTATCGCTCGCGTGCGAGCTACAAATTGCTGGAAATCCAGGAAAAGTACCGGATCATTCGCCCAGGCATGAGCGTAGTTGACCTGGGTGCTGCACCGGGTGGCTGGTCGCAGGTGACCAGTCGTCTGATTGGCGGCCAGGGTCGGCTTATTGCCTCGGACATTCTGGAAATGGACAGCATTCCGGATGTCACCTTTATCCAGGGTGACTTCACCCAGGATGAAGTGCTGGCGCAGATTCTGGAGGCCGTAGGTAATTCGCACGTGGACCTTGTGATTTCCGATATGGCCCCCAATATGAGTGGTACGCCTGCCGTGGATATCCCCAAGGCCATGTTCCTGTGTGAACTGGCTCTGGATCTTGCGACCCGTGTGCTCAAGCCGGGTGGCGACTTCCTGATCAAGATTTTCCAGGGCGAAGGGTTTGACGTATATCTGAAGGATGCTCGTCAGAAATTCGACAAAGTCCAGATGCTCAAACCTGATTCTTCGCGGGATCGCTCCCGCGAGCAGTACTTGCTGGCGAGGGGTTATCGCGGCGAGTAG
- the yhbY gene encoding ribosome assembly RNA-binding protein YhbY codes for MPLNNEQKKQYKSIGHDLKPVLIVAGNGLTEGVIAELERALVDHELIKVEIRSEDREERAAAIAALCKAGRAELVQTIGKKALIYRRNPQPNKQLSNIHRYK; via the coding sequence ATGCCGCTCAATAACGAGCAGAAGAAACAGTACAAATCCATTGGCCACGATCTGAAACCAGTTCTCATTGTGGCAGGCAATGGCCTGACTGAAGGGGTTATCGCCGAACTCGAACGCGCCCTGGTCGATCACGAACTGATCAAGGTCGAGATTCGCTCGGAAGATCGTGAAGAACGTGCCGCCGCCATCGCCGCACTGTGCAAGGCCGGCCGCGCCGAACTGGTACAGACCATCGGCAAGAAGGCGTTGATCTATCGCCGCAACCCACAGCCGAACAAGCAGCTCTCGAACATCCATCGCTACAAGTGA
- a CDS encoding MFS transporter: MIWQLTQVFWVGGLWMLHFGLLPALGKIGLAPLLIEDIGNLMASLLVAFAAFCAGVQVMVLVQARGLASLWRDMRGQLLLMAMLACVVYFALRVGLPQELRWQLFCYLVLGLTGLLLVMQPVPGRARRARH; this comes from the coding sequence GTGATCTGGCAACTCACCCAGGTGTTCTGGGTGGGTGGTCTGTGGATGTTGCACTTTGGTCTGCTTCCGGCGTTGGGCAAGATTGGCCTGGCGCCGTTGCTGATCGAGGATATCGGCAATCTCATGGCCTCATTGCTGGTGGCCTTTGCCGCATTTTGCGCAGGGGTTCAGGTGATGGTGCTGGTTCAGGCTCGGGGGCTGGCCAGCCTGTGGCGGGACATGCGAGGGCAGTTGCTGTTGATGGCAATGCTGGCGTGCGTGGTGTATTTCGCCTTGCGCGTGGGGTTGCCCCAAGAGTTGCGCTGGCAGTTGTTCTGTTACCTGGTGCTGGGCTTGACCGGCTTGCTGTTGGTCATGCAGCCGGTGCCGGGCAGGGCGCGCAGGGCGCGCCACTGA
- the greA gene encoding transcription elongation factor GreA, with translation MSITKYPMTVQGARALEEEHLFLSKTERPRLSQAIGEARELGDLKENAEYHAAREEQGMVEARIRDIEGRLQNSVVIDVTTIAHTGKVIFGTTVDLENTETGDQVTYQIVGEDEADVKQGKLSVGAPIARAIIGKEEGDTVVIKTPSGTVEYEIVEVKHI, from the coding sequence ATGAGCATTACCAAGTACCCGATGACTGTCCAGGGCGCTCGCGCCCTGGAGGAAGAGCACCTGTTCCTGAGCAAGACCGAGCGCCCGCGCTTGAGTCAGGCCATTGGTGAGGCCCGTGAGCTGGGCGATCTCAAGGAAAACGCCGAGTACCACGCTGCCCGTGAAGAGCAGGGTATGGTCGAGGCGCGTATCCGCGATATCGAAGGTCGTCTGCAGAACTCGGTAGTGATCGATGTCACCACCATTGCCCATACCGGCAAGGTGATCTTCGGCACCACCGTGGACCTGGAAAACACCGAGACCGGTGACCAGGTGACCTACCAGATCGTTGGTGAGGACGAAGCGGACGTCAAGCAGGGCAAACTCTCGGTCGGTGCCCCGATCGCCCGTGCCATCATTGGCAAGGAAGAGGGTGATACCGTGGTGATCAAGACGCCAAGCGGTACGGTCGAGTACGAGATTGTCGAAGTCAAGCATATCTGA